One Manihot esculenta cultivar AM560-2 chromosome 18, M.esculenta_v8, whole genome shotgun sequence genomic window carries:
- the LOC110606784 gene encoding uncharacterized protein LOC110606784 has protein sequence MVGVFKRSLSFPNKIPNRPPKPPLSHHIRSISLPSRSHPLISQLRDGICELRIWSSKSENRTSSWLCDGLTRLKDIHDSLDDILQLPQTQESLRLQPTWVEKLLEDFLRFVDVYGIFQTSVLALKEEELAAQVATRKRDDSKVALYIKSRKKMAKEMSKLANTIRDISRGSVPEINKLSITDAELVNLIGDVIEVTVSVSVALFSGISLSFGRRKSCWMMKLPKREKKVKIEEGIEELQQVNPESLWGLRKKGDEEVRMVLKRMQDLEGCIGGIESGGEQVFRSLINTRVSLLNSLTQ, from the coding sequence ATGGTAGGAGTATTCAAGCGTTCTCTTTCATTTCCCAATAAAATTCCCAATCGTCCGCCAAAACCACCCCTCTCCCACCACATCAGATCCATTAGTCTTCCCTCCAGATCACACCCTTTAATCTCCCAGCTCAGGGACGGGATCTGCGAGCTCAGAATTTGGTCTTCCAAATCTGAAAACCGAACCTCCTCTTGGCTTTGCGATGGCTTGACCCGTCTTAAAGACATTCATGATTCTCTTGATGATATCCTCCAGCTCCCTCAAACCCAAGAATCTCTTCGTCTCCAGCCCACATGGGTAGAGaaacttcttgaagattttctTCGTTTTGTTGATGTGTATGGGATCTTCCAAACGTCGGTTTTGGCTCTCAAAGAAGAGGAGCTTGCTGCTCAGGTGGCTACAAGAAAGAGAGACGATTCCAAGGTTGCTTTGTACATTAAATCCCGAAAGAAAATGGCTAAAGAGATGTCTAAACTCGCCAACACAATTCGAGATATCTCAAGAGGCTCGGTTCCTGAAATCAATAAATTGTCTATTACTGATGCTGAATTGGTCAATCTAATTGGAGACGTTATTGAAGTGACAGTATCAGTTTCAGTTGCCCTTTTCAGTGGAATTTCTTTGTCATTTGGTAGGAGAAAATCTTGTTGGATGATGAAATTGCCTAAAAGGGAGAAGAAAGTGAAGATTGAGGAAGGAATTGAAGAATTGCAACAGGTAAATCCAGAGAGCTTGTGGGGGTTGAGAAAGAAAGGAGATGAAGAGGTGAGAATGGTTCTGAAGAGGATGCAAGATTTGGAAGGCTGTATTGGTGGCATCGAAAGTGGAGGGGAGCAAGTGTTCCGGAGTTTGATTAACACTAGAGTTTCACTACTCAACAGTCTCACGCAGTAG